Proteins found in one Zea mays cultivar B73 chromosome 1, Zm-B73-REFERENCE-NAM-5.0, whole genome shotgun sequence genomic segment:
- the LOC100279361 gene encoding putative leucine-rich repeat receptor-like protein kinase family protein precursor encodes MHPCMLFLLCLAALPLASHSSSNPDVALLLAKVKPALQGERANAQLATWNASTPLCLWRGLRWATPDGRPLRCDAAATRANLSLASDPALLLLSVRLPASALAGRLPPDLGAFSALDSVYLAANSLSGPVPLELGNAPALSALDLAGNRLSGDLPASIWNLCDRATELRLHGNALTGAVPEPAGPNTTCDRLRVLDLGANRFSGAFPAFVTAFRGLQRLDLGANRLEGPIPEALAGMAATQQLQALNVSYNNFSGQLPPSFAASRFTADSFVGNEPALCGPPLRQCVTASGLSSRGVAGMVIGIMAGAVVLASVSIGWAQGRWRRSGRIPEQDEMLESADDAQDASSEGRLVVFEGGEHLTLEEVLNATGQVVDKASYCTVYKAKLASGGSSIELRLLREGSCKDAASCAPVVRRIGRARHENLVPLRAFYQGRRGEKLLVYDYFPRSRTLQELLHGGSEPAAGRPALTWGRRHKIALGAARALAYLHAGQGEAHGNVRSSIVVVDDLFVPRLAEYAVDRLLVPAAAEAVLAAAKADGYKAPELHSMKKCSARTDVYAFGILLLELLMGRKPSASAGGAARAMDLPSVVKVAVLEETALEEVLDAEVVKGLRVSPAEEGLVQALKLAMGCCAPVPAARPSMAEVVRQLEESRPKNVHPRSALYSPTESRSDAGTPTTA; translated from the coding sequence ATGCATCCTTGCATGCTCTTCCTCCTCTGCCTGGCCGCGCTGCCGCTGGCCTCGCATTCCTCCTCCAACCCCGACGTCGCGCTGCTCCTCGCCAAGGTGAAGCCGGCGCTGCAGGGCGAGCGCGCCAACGCGCAGCTCGCCACCTGGAACGCCTCCACGCCGCTCTGCCTCTGGCGCGGCCTCCGCTGGGCGACGCCCGACGGCCGGCCCCTCCGCTGCGACGCCGCCGCCACGCGCGCCAACCTGTCGCTCGCCTCCGACCCcgccctcctcctcctctccgTCCGCCTCCCCGCGTCCGCCCTCGCCGGCCGCCTCCCGCCGGACCTCGGCGCCTTCTCCGCGCTCGACTCCGTCTACCTCGCCGCCAACTCGCTCTCGGGCCCCGTCCCGCTCGAGCTCGGCAACGCGCCCGCGCTCTCCGCGCTCGACCTCGCCGGCAACCGCCTCTCGGGGGACCTGCCCGCCTCCATCTGGAACCTCTGCGACCGCGCCACCGAGCTCCGCCTCCACGGCAACGCGCTCACCGGGGCCGTGCCCGAGCCGGCCGGCCCCAACACCACCTGCGACCGCCTCCGCGTCCTCGACCTCGGCGCCAACCGCTTCTCCGGCGCCTTCCCCGCCTTCGTCACCGCGTTCCGTGGCCTCCAGCGCCTCGACCTGGGCGCCAACCGCCTGGAGGGCCCCATCCCGGAGGCCCTCGCCGGGATGGCGGCGACCCAGCAGCTCCAGGCGCTCAACGTCTCCTACAACAACTTCTCCGGCCAGCTGCCCCCGTCCTTCGCGGCCTCCCGCTTCACGGCGGACTCGTTCGTAGGCAACGAACCAGCGCTGTGCGGCCCGCCGCTGCGCCAGTGCGTGACAGCCTCGGGCCTCAGCTCCCGCGGCGTCGCCGGGATGGTCATCGGGATCATGGCCGGCGCCGTCGTGCTCGCGTCCGTGTCCATCGGCTGGGCGCaggggaggtggaggcggagcggCAGGATCCCGGAGCAGGACGAGATGCTGGAGTCGGCCGACGACGCCCAGGACGCGTCGTCAGAGGGCAGGCTCGTGGTCTTCGAGGGCGGCGAGCACCTCACGCTGGAGGAGGTGCTCAACGCGACCGGCCAGGTGGTGGACAAGGCCAGCTACTGCACGGTGTACAAGGCGAAGCTGGCGAGCGGCGGCAGCAGCATCGAGCTGCGCCTGCTGCGGGAAGGCAGCTGCAAGGACGCCGCGTCGTGCGCGCCCGTTGTGCGGCGCATCGGCCGCGCGCGCCACGAGAACCTGGTCCCGCTTAGGGCCTTCTACCAGGGGAGGCGCGGCGAGAAGCTGCTGGTGTACGACTACTTCCCGCGCAGCCGGACGCTGCAGGAGCTGCTGCACGGTGGCAGCGAGCCCGCGGCGGGGCGGCCGGCGCTCACCTGGGGGCGGCGGCACAAgatcgcgctgggcgcggcgcgcGCGCTGGCGTATCTGCACGCGGGCCAGGGCGAGGCGCACGGGAACGTGCGCTCGTCCATCGTGGTGGTGGACGACCTCTTCGTGCCGCGCCTGGCAGAGTACGCGGTGGACCGGCTGCTGGtgccggcggcggcggaggcggtgCTGGCGGCGGCCAAGGCGGACGGGTACAAGGCGCCGGAGCTGCACTCCATGAAGAAGTGCAGCGCGCGCACGGACGTGTACGCGTTCGGGATCCTGCTGCTGGAGCTGCTCATGGGGAGGAAGCCGTCGGCCTCTGCAGGTGGAGCTGCAAGGGCGATGGACCTGCCGTCGgtggtgaaggtggcggtgctGGAGGAGACGGCGCTGGAGGAGGTGCTGGACGCGGAGGTGGtcaagggactgcgggtgagtCCGGCGGAGGAGGGGCTGGTGCAGGCGCTGAAGCTGGCGATGGGCTGCTGCGCGCCGGTGCCAGCGGCGAGGCCGAGCATGGCGGAGGTGGTGCGGCAGCTGGAGGAGAGCCGGCCCAAGAACGTCCACCCGCGGTCTGCGCTGTACAGCCCTACGGAGAGCAGGAGCGACGCCGGCACGCCGACCACCGCCTAG
- the LOC118476106 gene encoding exocyst complex component EXO84A gives MFQEAGDLDKDVHHLKRQVMAHRRLVQQLSANCLYSSSSASMVLPRSGSEDDEADAEGVLLPDRQGERDEDLELDALLSEHRTDEAIQLLELQAAQALRTMQQQAGAADEAETVARALDARKARVAGRLASVAGNPRTPRPELLRALSGLCRLGDAEQANQLLLGLHRGSVVRGVEELRLRASQGGHLQLQSSGAGSSNYIKDLARVVFSSIVRTSRGFVALHGHPSPYTARLVRWAREEMEDLSAAFSEYVRSVSSPAAAAGHSLALALDAAECAVSYTPLLRAVDIVDSERDVVGLVVPCVRDAVTMYGRHLKEVVRLLVDSDAWVLGRFLVPPGLMMQGAGAALAEYCLLTTNGRKFVTLIQEVVEDVAWPLHKLGIGTNDSVGLQLVAELFREYMHSIVELIPRKEAAAALQDEASGDAQYTWQLAVLINCTTLVSLFPAIASGVFRTPASSTSGFPASAQREVDSLVSLVKEAAGQVWSCFCQQFVRDTMASSAQGRFGSGTPPPPQGVTMPSMAFQVVFLRVRRLVEVYGAIMSGDDGTTKKLLQELMEAMVCWLSTNLESWAVHGDAQAQLDVHFLLELAQLGGFSSESIRSSAMDLITKAQEKVAGGEQDDAVREERCGGWAADAAKHAVQVLLATEGGDVAAGNDAGEERDEMARRSSNDEEAGQEEAPEGENEDHEDESGAANKSSDEFVSMEDEDEDEGEEDGVRMPARAALSSESPKPGHSALGNGEEMANIRSGHHHPELDQAEGGGDDSVQADDETRDGEGMCHGAIQQQVEEQSSSSWEDIDGEGGGGGRSSTRRQSTPPVMAAGKDAPTGSRKKREAVSRSSKPSKPRWHV, from the coding sequence ATGTTCCAAGAAGCCGGTGATCTGGACAAGGACGTCCACCACCTGAAACGTCAGGTCATGGCGCACAGGCGGCTGGTGCAGCAACTCAGCGCCAACTGCCTGTACTCGTCTTCATCAGCGTCGATGGTGCTACCTCGCTCCGGCTCCGAGGATGACGAGGCCGACGCGGAAGGGGTCCTCCTCCCGGACCGTCAGGGCGAGCGCGACGAGGACCTGGAGCTGGACGCGCTTCTGTCCGAGCACCGGACGGACGAGGCCATCCAGCTGCTGGAGCTGCAGGCCGCCCAAGCGCTGCGGACGATGCAGCAGCAAGCAGGGGCAGCCGACGAAGCCGAAACGGTCGCGCGGGCGCTGGACGCCAGGAAGGCGAGGGTCGCCGGCCGCCTGGCTTCCGTGGCGGGCAACCCGCGGACGCCGCGGCCCGAGCTCCTCAGGGCGCTGTCCGGCCTGTGCAGGCTCGGCGACGCGGAGCAGGCGAACCAGCTGCTCCTCGGCCTGCACCGCGGGAGCGTCGTCCGCGGCGTGGAGGAGCTGCGCCTGCGCGCGTCGCAAGGAGGTCACCTGCAGCTGCAGAGCAGCGGCGCCGGCAGCAGTAACTACATCAAGGACCTCGCGCGCGTGGTCTTCTCCTCCATCGTGCGCACGTCGAGGGGCTTCGTGGCGCTGCACGGGCACCCGTCGCCCTACACCGCCCGGCTCGTCCGGTGGGCGAGGGAGGAGATGGAGGACCTGAGCGCCGCCTTCTCCGAGTACGTGAGGTCCGTGTCGTCGCCCGCTGCCGCTGCCGGCCACAGCTTGGCTCTGGCGCTGGACGCCGCGGAGTGCGCGGTCTCCTACACTCCCCTGCTGAGGGCCGTCGACATCGTGGACTCCGAGCGAGACGTGGTTGGCCTTGTCGTGCCCTGCGTCCGGGACGCCGTGACCATGTATGGCAGGCATCTCAAGGAGGTGGTCCGGCTGCTGGTGGATTCCGACGCCTGGGTGCTGGGCAGGTTCCTCGTGCCACCTGGACTAATGATGCAGGGTGCTGGAGCAGCGCTAGCTGAGTACTGCCTGCTGACAACCAACGGAAGGAAATTTGTCACCCTCATACAGGAGGTTGTGGAAGACGTAGCGTGGCCGTTGCACAAGCTTGGGATCGGGACGAACGATTCAGTAGGCCTGCAGCTCGTGGCGGAGCTGTTCAGGGAGTACATGCACTCCATCGTGGAGCTCATCCCCAGAAAGGAAGCAGCAGCTGCTCTGCAAGACGAAGCCAGCGGCGACGCGCAGTACACGTGGCAGCTCGCCGTGCTGATCAACTGCACCACGCTGGTGTCCCTGTTTCCGGCCATCGCGTCCGGCGTCTTCAGGACACCAGCATCATCCACGTCGGGGTTTCCGGCGTCAGCACAGAGAGAGGTGGACAGCCTCGTCTCGCTGGTCAAAGAAGCGGCCGGGCAGGTGTGGAGCTGCTTCTGCCAGCAGTTCGTACGAGACACCATGGCGTCGTCAGCGCAGGGCCGCTTCGGAAGcggcacgccgccgccgccacagGGCGTGACTATGCCTTCCATGGCCTTCCaagtggtgttcctccgggtgaggcGTCTGGTCGAGGTGTATGGCGCCATCATGAGCGGCGATGACGGGAcgacgaagaagctgctgcaggagCTGATGGAGGCGATGGTCTGCTGGCTCTCCACCAACCTGGAATCGTGGGCCGTCCATGGCGACGCCCAGGCCCAGCTCGACGTCCATTTCCTGCTGGAGCTCGCGCAGCTCGGTGGTTTCTCCTCCGAGAGCATCAGGAGCAGCGCGATGGACTTGATTACCAAAGCACAGGAGAAGGTGGCGGGTGGCGAACAGGACGATGCCGTCCGCGAGGAGCGCTGCGGCGGCTGGGCTGCAGATGCTGCAAAGCACGCTGTGCAGGTGCTGCTAGCGACGGAAGGTGGAGACGTAGCGGCCGGGAACGACGCTGGGGAGGAACGCGATGAGATGGCAAGGAGGAGCAGCAATGACGAAGAAGCAGGCCAAGAGGAAGCACCCGAAGGTGAGAATGAGGATCATGAGGATGAGAGTGGGGCTGCCAACAAGTCCAGCGACGAGTTCGTAAGCAtggaggacgaggacgaggatgaGGGCGAAGAGGATGGCGTAAGAATGCCTGCTCGTGCAGCTTTGTCGTCAGAGAGTCCGAAGCCCGGGCACTCAGCATTGGGCAATGGAGAGGAGATGGCGAACATTCGATCAGGCCATCATCATCCCGAGCTTGACCAGGCTGAGGGCGGAGGTGACGACAGTGTGCAGGCTGATGACGAGACACGGGATGGAGAAGGGATGTGCCATGGTGCCATACAGCAGCAGGTTGAAGAGCAGAGCAGCAGTAGCTGGGAAGACATTGATGGCGAAGGAGGCGGTGGTGGGAGGAGCAGCACGCGGCGTCAGTCAACTCCTCCTGTGATGGCGGCAGGGAAGGATGCTCCTACCGGGAGCAGAAAGAAGAGGGAGGCAGTGAGCAGAAGCAGCAAACCCAGCAAACCCAGATGGCATGTATAA